One region of Ananas comosus cultivar F153 linkage group 9, ASM154086v1, whole genome shotgun sequence genomic DNA includes:
- the LOC109715002 gene encoding ylmG homolog protein 1-2, chloroplastic-like: MATALSSSSSTILLFPLLLRNPNPKPNPPRPQFLLLPPRPHPTATLRASSSSAHLRLRHGPIHALETPSPHPLRLRHGRRNHHGPVSAMGAPFFPLASDNPAAYFKPPIVAAVAAMARWLRLFSEALLVRLLLTWFPNVPWDRQPFSALRDLCDPYLSIFRKVLPPLGNVDFSPILALTVLGVISSILQRSPPMQ; the protein is encoded by the coding sequence ATGGCAACCGcgctctcgtcctcctcctccaccatcctcctcttccccctcctcctccgaaaccctaaccctaaacctaacccccCTCGTCCCCAATTTCTCCTCTTACCTCCCCGTCCCCATCCAACCGCAACCCTacgcgcctcctcctcctccgcccacctccgcctccgccatgGCCCGATCCACGCCCTGGAGACCCCTTCGCCCCaccccctccgcctccgccacgGACGCCGCAATCACCACGGCCCGGTCTCCGCCATGGGCGCCCCGTTCTTCCCCCTCGCCTCCGACAACCCCGCCGCCTACTTCAAGCCACCgatcgtcgccgccgtcgccgccatggCGCGGTGGCTCCGCCTCTTCAGCGAGGCGCTCCTCGTGCGCCTCTTGCTCACGTGGTTCCCGAACGTCCCGTGGGATCGGCAGCCCTTCTCCGCCCTCCGCGACCTCTGCGACCCGTATCTCTCCATCTTCCGCAAGGTCTTGCCCCCCCTCGGCAACGTCGACTTCAGCCCGATCCTCGCGCTCACCGTGCTCGGCGTGATCAGCTCCATCCTCCAACGGAGCCCGCCCATGCAGTGA